AATTCGCAAATGGGCGAGGTTACGCTGACGACCAAGGAGGAGTGGGGTCTTTCGGCGGACGGTAAGACGCTTACCGTGAACCGCGAAATGGAAACTCCGCGCGGAACAAATTCCGTGACGCTGGTATTCACGAAGAACTGAAGAGCAGATGCACGTGAACGAACGAGCCCTCGAGATCCGAGGGCTTTCTTAGTTTTCAAAACGAAGTTCAGCGATTATTTCGTTCAGATATCGTTTGCCGAGTTCCAACTCATCGGGCGCGAGCGAGACCGCTCCGACGACCGCGTGTCCGCCGCCGCCATATCTTTCGCAGATCTCGGCTATATTGTGAACTCGCGGACGGGGAGCCCAAGGGTTCGAACCGACCGAGATCTTGGTCCGAAACGAACTTTGGCTTATCGAGACGACATAGGTAGTTTCCGGGTAGAAGTAATAAGGAATGAACTTGTTGTAACCCTCGATCCCGGTGCCGACAAGATCAAAACTGACGACGCCCCGATCGTAGACCGCCCGCTGTTTGATCGTCTCGACCGTCGCCCAGTGCTGTTCAAGGATCGGATCCAGCCGCGCTTGTATCTCTTTATTTGCGATCACATCGTCGAGAGATCGTTCGCTTAGCCATTCGATGATCCGGGAAACAAAGTTCGGATCCTTTTCGCCCTCGATGACCTGCATCAACTTTAGGGCCGAAGATCTTAGTTCGACGCATTGTGCT
The DNA window shown above is from Chloracidobacterium sp. and carries:
- a CDS encoding phosphoesterase is translated as MKLRILYHGNCFDGVSSAAIFSKFYRTKLNADAEIVFTPTMHRAGNAFDRDQLDGDENAIVDFKYCPDERLTWWFDHHQSAFLSKADEDHFHADTSGKKFLDTKSASCAEFIARVAKEKYDFDDPSLTELIEWAHIIDGAFYENAAQCVELRSSALKLMQVIEGEKDPNFVSRIIEWLSERSLDDVIANKEIQARLDPILEQHWATVETIKQRAVYDRGVVSFDLVGTGIEGYNKFIPYYFYPETTYVVSISQSSFRTKISVGSNPWAPRPRVHNIAEICERYGGGGHAVVGAVSLAPDELELGKRYLNEIIAELRFEN